From a region of the Oncorhynchus mykiss isolate Arlee chromosome 32, USDA_OmykA_1.1, whole genome shotgun sequence genome:
- the LOC110488271 gene encoding uncharacterized protein LOC110488271 isoform X2, with translation MVSPRADRGITSPVTVRPLWPLDGCGLCCTELKPDRNPQLLPCLHSVCQGCVPLSDFKTECPVCGRQYTSSEIIDNPFLPSFPTDSKPWCGGCDEPVVCGWCVECGEPLCSDCVAAHKRVKLTRNHNVLPQLPPGFSRTVLCPIHKREQMKLFCVTCDQLTCRDCQLTFHKEHKYQFAQDALSEQRKCLQYLIETVRMQRGTVQQNLQDLDGRLSDLEDLQESVRTEVKDILKGIWSVLVKRAMQLSKEMQDHCWKESECVTERQAHLRKLGERQKYVLAFTEKALKSEDHTSLLSCKRWVDKKSNLRSKIHSELQGVLGKNPSAVSTMKELKLHCGQDIHQTLGCFGEIVTKEVPFARLNLRETQINPPKFSLEQQRNGRASSTLSPSSQETSSMSARNAPLSQCQPTLMRLLSRPRSSPYPHEPERLSFYHFSPDSRGPSLQALSSSRSDSPLSLSSTSAVNATGPQRCAVNTENKDCSLLSGIALDTPVPYHGYQGGSSKSDLMELVSRAFHVKRKAGDENVGPQIKRSCLQPLKVPADSSCERVPPIGTEKQAGDVAATVVIEREATPNITDQNATAPVYGQEATKASGSRQSNLVVGRSVKMANQVVLAPFTLPVTGNSVTWGMSPANATLFPGTVNTPPSFGCVRAVPPYLVLSNSAPVSGPTGAVGRLDNGSLVFICNDVPFFNILSHVRGGQNQVLAGSVPGGLRPPCLPDPTSPKSPMEAPQSQSTGPIYPIRIFQRVKNISTVQDTKQPTQNGTAQSGLCRKDEAASTLLVHTADAQADSVQMDISKSDVDLIQADPNPTVFVMEESTEIDIVHNKTTQPDFVHNETSQAELVQNAADQTVLFQKKTAQMVIVPSQVVGIKEEQTLRPVTGPMESVTTDMLNLAKTVPVQINLVHSNTVQSDIVHTETDQTYFVNVSTQVSGITIKEEPPATDSLSVTGLMEPIRVIMPDTLPTETVQTDPVHTQMINVTEIVQRDVFQPETVQADSAFIETVQADSARAETLQNEIVQSNFNETETVQTDPVLTEPVYAVQIDTLQMEPVHSETVLTGIVQTVTLQRDLALTDCTEIIQTDMSTTNKVSTNDTVNVVSVPSCTQEVELDLTLDLSNDFCSQIVEEDDSMAVDVSAADSIEETGCQASLRLNSRFPQVSLLWMPILDAHVSVPPTRFRLLPGVKGQQTIVQVIQTDAPQPESPCSSMSSPDSLRSTHQLRPLLARRKHCTACRMQGNLTLCVVCGRRFHRECHVPPIYSLSTESWQCMLCRDLSDLALLQDYSGTDGGLCMSPPDQMRCERLLLVLLCRKCSVVLYRPAKRSSRSSHYIDITMIRGRLLRKLVPPYCTPSEFVSDVWLLLHTLLKSVKSVDRLQACFGKELGKTFEGTLHPSLLVNPHQGEAEEAEQEGDK, from the exons ATGGTATCTCCGAGAGCTGACAGGGGGATAACCTCACCTGTAACCGTGCGACCACTGTGGCCCCTCGATGGTTGTGGTTTGTGTTGTACGGAATTGAAGCCTGACAGAAATCCTCAACTTCTACCATGCCTACATTCTGTGTGTCAGGGGTGTGTTCCCCTAAGTGATTTCAAGACAG AATGTCCGGTCTGTGGAAGGCAATACACTTCTTCCGAAATCATTGACAATCCTTTCCTCCCTAGCTTCCCCACTGATTCAAAACCCTGG TGTGGGGGTTGTGATGAGCCTGTGGTCTGTGGCTGGTGTGTAGAATGTGGCGAACCGCTCTGCTCTGACTGTGTGGCAGCCCACAAGAGGGTGAAGTTAACACGCAACCATAATGTCCTACCCCAATTACCTCCAG GTTTCAGCAGGACAGTGTTGTGTCCCATCCATAAGAGAGAGCAGATGAAGCTTTTCTGTGTGACTTGTGATCAGCTGACTTGCCGTGATTGTCAGCTAACCTTCCACAAGGAGCACAA GTACCAGTTTGCCCAGGATGCTTTATCAGAGCAGAGGAAATGCTTACAGTATCTAATCGAGACTGTGAGGATGCAGAGAGGGACTGTGCAACAGAACCTACAGGACCTGGATGGACG GCTGTCTGACTTGGAGGATCTGCAGGAGAGTGTGAGAACAGAGGTCAAGGATATCCTCAAGGGCATCTGGAGTGTCCTGGTGAAGAGGGCCATGCAGCTTTCCAAGGAAATGCAG GATCACTGTTGGAAGGAGAGTGAGTGTGTCACAGAGAGACAGGCCCATCTTAGGAAGCTGGGGGAGAGGCAGAAATATGTGCTGGCCTTCACGGAGAAAGCCCTGAAGAGTGAGGATCACACCTCGCTGCTATCCTGCAAAAGATGGGTAGATAAAAAGTCTAATCTAAGATCAAAG ATCCACTCTGAGCTGCAAGGCGTTCTAGGCAAAAACCCCAGTGCAGTGTCTACAATGAAGGAGCTGAAGCTCCATTGTGGCCAGGACATCCACCAAACCCTTGGATGTTTCG GGGAAATTGTGACTAAGGAGGTCCCGTTTGCTCGGCTAAATCTGAGAGAGACTCAAATCAATCCTCCCAAATTTTCTCTGGAACAGCAGAGAAACGGCAGAGCATCCTCAACATTGTCCCCTTCATCCCAGGAAACCTCCAGTATGTCAGCGAGAAATGCTCCCCTCTCCCAATGTCAACCAACACTAATGCGCTTGCTTTCCCGCCCCCGGTCCTCCCCCTATCCCCATGAACCAGAGAGACTGTCATTTTACCACTTTTCCCCTGACTCTCGCGGACCCTCTTTACAGGCACTATCCTCTTCCCGCTCTGACAGCCCTCTGTCCTTGTCCTCTACGTCTGCTGTGAATGCAACAGGTCCCCAGCGATGTGCTGTAAACACGGAAAACAAAGACTGCTCGTTATTATCAGGGATTGCACTGGACACCCCTGTCCCATATCACGGGTATCAGGGTGGCTCCTCAAAGTCTGACCTGATGGAACTTGTTTCCCGGGCCTTTCATGTCAAAAGGAAAGCAGGGGATGAAAATGTGGGTCCTCAAATTAAACGAAGTTGTTTGCAGCCCTTGAAGGTACCAGCGGACTCCTCCTGTGAGAGGGTTCCCCCTATAGGTACTGAAAAGCAGGCTGGGGATGTGGCTGCTACCGTTGTCATAGAAAGAGAAGCTACACCCAACATTACGGACCAGAATGCAACGGCTCCAGTGTATGGACAAGAAGCTACTAAGGCTTCAGGCAGCCGTCAATCAAATCTGGTTGTTGGCAGGAGTGTGAAGATGGCCAATCAGGTGGTTTTAGCTCCCTTCACACTCCCTGTCACCGGGAACTCCGTCACTTGGGGCATGTCACCAGCTAATGCCACTCTTTTTCCTGGTACTGTGAACACTCCCCCCAGCTTTGGATGTGTAAGGGCTGTCCCCCCATACTTGGTTTTGTCCAACAGCGCTCCAGTTTCTGGTCCCACTGGCGCTGTGGGCAGGCTTGACAATGGAAGCCTGGTCTTCATTTGTAATGACGTGCCCTTTTTCAACATCTTGAGCCATGTTAGAGGAGGTCAAAACCAAGTGCTAGCTGGTTCTGTCCCAGGAGGACTCCGCCCACCATGTCTGCCAGACCCCACCTCTCCAAAGAGCCCTATG GAAgctcctcagtcccagtccaCTGGTCCAATATATCCAATCAGAATTTTTCAACGGGTAAAGAATATTTCAACAGTCCAGGACACTAAGCAGCCCACCCAGAATGGCACTGCTCAATCAGGTTTGTGCAGAAAGGATGAAGCCGCCTCTACTCTCCTCGTACACACCGCTGATGCCCAGGCAGACTCTGTACAAATGGACATTTCCAAGTCAGATGTTGACCTCATCCAGGCAGACCCAAATCCAACAGTCTTTGTCATGGAAGAATCCACGGAGATAGACATTGTCCATAATAAAACTACCCAGCCAGACTTTGTCCACAATGAGACCAGCCAGGCCGAACTTGTCCAGAATGCTGCTGACCAGACAGTACttttccagaaaaaaacagcCCAGATGGTAATTGTTCCTTCTCAAGTAGTTGGAATCAAGGAGGAACAAACATTACGGCCAGTTACAGGCCCAATGGAGTCTGTGACGACAGACATGCTTAACCTTGCCAAAACTGTGCCTGTCCAGATTAACCTTGTGCATTCTAACACTGTCCAAAGCGACATTGTGCATACTGAAACTGACCAGACCTACTTTGTCAACGTAAGCACACAAGTATCTGGGATCACAATCAAGGAAGAACCGCCAGCCACAGACAGCTTATCAGTTACAGGGCTAATGGAACCCATCAGAGTGATTATGCCTGACACACTACCTACTGAAACTGTCCAGACTGACCCTGTCCACACACAAATGATTAATGTGACTGAAATTGTGCAAAGGGATGTTTTCCAGCCTGAAACGGTGCAGGCGGACTCTGCCTTCATTGAAACGGTGCAGGCGGACTCTGCCAGGGCAGAAACCCTGCAGAATGAAATTGTCCAGTCAAACTTCAATGAGACTGAAACCGTGCAGACAGACCCTGTCCTGACTGAACCAGTTTATGCAGTCCAGATAGACACTTTGCAGATGGAACCAGTCCATAGTGAAACTGTCCTTACCGGCATTGTGCAGACTGTGACTCTGCAGAGGGACCTAGCCCTAACTGACTGCACAGAGATAATTCAGACAGACATGTCAACCACCAATAAGGTATCCACAAATGACACTGTCAATGTGGTCAGTGTCCCCAGCTGCACTCAGGAAGTTGAACTTGACCTCACCCTTGACCTCAGCAATGATTTCTGCTCGCAGATAGTG GAGGAAGATGACAGTATGGCTGTTGATGTCAGTGCTGCTGACAGTATTGAAGAGACTGGGTGCCAGGCGTCTCTTAGGCTTAATAGCAG ATTTCCCCAGGTGTCTTTGCTTTGGATGCCCATCCTTGACGCCCATGTTAGCGTCCCGCCAACCCGCTTCCGCCTCCTCCCAGGGGTCAAAGGGCAGCAAACTATCGTTCAGGTGATCCAGACGGACGCGCCG CAACCAGAGTCTCCTTGCTCCTCCATGTCGAGCCCAGACAGTCTGAGGAGCACCCACCAGCTACGCCCCCTCCTGGCCAGGAGGAAACACTGCACAGCATGTAGGATGCAAGGGAATCTCACCCTGTGTGTCGTGTGTGGACGGCGCTTCCACAGGGAGTGTCACGTTCCACCCATCTATTCCTTATCAAC TGAGAGCTGGCAGTGTATGCTGTGCCGGGACCTCTCTGATCTGGCGTTGCTGCAGGACTACAGCGGGACCGACGGGGGACTGTGTATGAGCCCTCCTGACCAAATG AGATGTGAGCGCTTACTACTCGTCCTTTTATGCAGAAAGTGCAGCGTTGTCCTCTACAGACCAGCCAAG CGCTCTTCCCGGTCTTCTCACTACATTGACATCACCATGATACGGGGACGGTTGCTACGGAAACTGGTCCCCCCTTACTGCACCCCGTCGGAATTTGTGTCCGATGTCTGGCTTCTCCTCCACACACTGTTGAAGAGTGTGAAG TCAGTGGACCGACTTCAGGCATGTTTTGGGAAGGAGCTGGGCAAAACGTTTGAGGGGACCCTGCACCCTTCGCTGCTCGTCAATCCCCACCAAGGGGAAGCGGAGGAGGCGGAACAAGAGGGGGACAAGTAG